The Corynebacterium poyangense genome includes a window with the following:
- a CDS encoding anti-sigma factor family protein, which translates to MTSFCLLMRVDAGGGDDMGSPGKRREFASVEHLGPEAIAAYVDGEMTPAANRRAESHLRQCPECRAEVQQHRGTAHRVRCSSGMGDVHIPQALVERLNDIAAWCAPGPSAEDTPHCRPGIWERIDMLRRGALGNENSSQQISGTRSH; encoded by the coding sequence GTGACGAGTTTTTGCCTATTGATGCGGGTTGATGCGGGAGGCGGTGATGATATGGGATCACCCGGTAAACGGAGAGAATTTGCTTCAGTAGAGCACTTGGGTCCTGAGGCAATTGCCGCCTACGTTGATGGGGAAATGACTCCAGCCGCTAACCGGCGGGCAGAGTCTCATCTACGGCAATGCCCTGAGTGTCGGGCTGAGGTCCAGCAGCATCGTGGTACAGCGCATCGGGTGCGATGCAGTTCTGGGATGGGTGATGTTCATATCCCGCAGGCCTTGGTAGAGCGTCTCAACGATATCGCTGCGTGGTGTGCGCCGGGGCCGTCAGCTGAAGATACCCCGCATTGTCGGCCCGGGATTTGGGAACGGATTGACATGCTGCGCCGAGGTGCCTTGGGGAACGAAAACTCATCACAACAAATCAGCGGAACTCGGAGTCATTAG
- the tatB gene encoding Sec-independent protein translocase family protein, producing MEIITLLVLGLIVIGPERLPGVITDVRAAIYAARKAINNAKAELDGEFQGIGEEFEEFRQPLSQIARIQRMGPKAAITRALFEDDENFLDSFDPKKVMKGETQGEAFRKQQSPTPESEQRPVRDSEKPPRTGGFSWDDIT from the coding sequence ATGGAAATTATCACCCTGCTGGTGCTGGGGCTTATCGTCATTGGTCCTGAGCGGTTACCCGGGGTTATTACTGATGTTCGAGCAGCAATCTATGCCGCCCGGAAAGCGATCAATAATGCTAAAGCCGAACTAGATGGAGAATTCCAAGGTATTGGGGAAGAATTCGAAGAATTTCGACAGCCTTTATCTCAGATCGCCCGGATTCAACGGATGGGGCCTAAAGCGGCAATTACGCGTGCTCTTTTTGAAGATGATGAGAATTTCTTGGATTCCTTTGATCCTAAGAAGGTGATGAAAGGCGAAACTCAGGGAGAGGCTTTCCGAAAACAACAATCCCCGACGCCGGAATCTGAGCAACGCCCCGTCAGAGATAGCGAAAAACCACCTCGGACGGGTGGTTTTTCGTGGGATGATATTACTTAG
- a CDS encoding Mrp/NBP35 family ATP-binding protein, which produces MSTLDKSLVNEALSRVEDPELGRPITELGMVKSIDISGTDVAVEIYLTIAGCPMKSTLLNNTKAAVEDIDGVGEVSVTFDVMSADQRRELRNKLRGSHAEPTIPFAQPESTTRVFAVASGKGGVGKSSVTVNLATALAASGLKVGIIDADIYGHSIPHMMGSQDRPTQVDDMILPPIAHGVKIISIGHFIEGNAPVMWRGPMLHRAIQQFLVDVFWGDLDVLLLDLPPGTGDVAISVAQLVPNAELLIVTTPQAAAAEVAERAGSIAQQTQQRIAGVIENMSAMVMPDGSTMDIFGSGGGEHVVERLRLLSGDDVSLLGSIPLDPALRIHGDQGTPVAISEPESPAGRAVRDLAHKLKVRRDSLLGRSLNLGVHGS; this is translated from the coding sequence ATGTCTACTCTTGATAAATCACTCGTTAACGAAGCACTTTCCCGAGTCGAAGATCCTGAACTCGGCCGTCCTATTACTGAGCTTGGGATGGTTAAATCCATTGACATTTCCGGCACCGATGTAGCGGTGGAGATATATCTGACCATTGCCGGGTGCCCGATGAAAAGCACTCTCCTGAACAACACTAAAGCCGCAGTGGAAGATATTGACGGTGTCGGTGAGGTCAGTGTCACTTTCGATGTTATGAGCGCTGACCAGCGTCGAGAATTGAGGAATAAACTCCGTGGGAGCCACGCAGAGCCTACTATCCCCTTTGCTCAACCAGAGTCCACTACCCGCGTTTTCGCGGTGGCCTCCGGTAAAGGCGGGGTGGGGAAATCATCTGTTACCGTTAATTTAGCTACTGCCTTGGCTGCTAGTGGACTCAAGGTGGGCATCATTGATGCCGATATTTATGGGCACTCAATTCCCCACATGATGGGTTCCCAGGACCGCCCCACTCAGGTGGACGATATGATCCTGCCGCCGATTGCTCACGGGGTGAAGATCATATCGATAGGGCATTTTATTGAGGGCAATGCCCCAGTCATGTGGCGTGGCCCCATGCTTCATCGAGCAATCCAGCAATTCCTCGTTGACGTCTTCTGGGGAGATCTAGATGTCCTTTTACTTGATCTCCCTCCCGGAACCGGAGATGTTGCTATCTCCGTGGCCCAACTGGTTCCCAATGCGGAGTTGTTAATTGTGACCACCCCCCAAGCTGCTGCTGCTGAAGTTGCTGAACGCGCTGGTTCAATTGCACAACAAACTCAGCAAAGAATTGCTGGGGTGATTGAAAACATGTCAGCCATGGTTATGCCCGACGGCAGCACCATGGATATTTTCGGATCCGGAGGCGGTGAACACGTGGTAGAAAGGCTAAGACTGCTCAGTGGGGATGATGTATCTCTCCTGGGAAGTATTCCACTTGATCCAGCTCTGAGGATCCATGGGGATCAAGGTACACCGGTGGCAATTTCAGAGCCAGAGTCCCCGGCTGGACGCGCTGTTCGAGACCTTGCCCACAAACTTAAAGTCCGTCGTGACTCTTTACTGGGTCGCAGCCTTAACCTGGGAGTACATGGATCCTAA
- a CDS encoding DUF1003 domain-containing protein, which produces MVNSYDLDTPVTASRRRLFKIDDESVGAAAEKVARFFGTGSYLMWQTVIVVAWIALNVGGYKWNWDPYPFILLNLAFSTQAAYAAPLILLAQNRQEDRDKLALQQDRHRSEQTKADTEFLARELAGVRLAIGDMVSRDYLRHELEDLHNVLERIEARLDDVSADQQDAHHHLSEPTQGDVIGESSTPGHNHLNPGELR; this is translated from the coding sequence ATGGTTAACTCTTATGATCTCGACACCCCGGTAACCGCCTCCCGGCGTCGACTATTCAAAATCGACGATGAGTCCGTAGGAGCAGCCGCAGAAAAGGTCGCCCGGTTCTTCGGCACGGGCAGCTATTTGATGTGGCAAACCGTCATCGTGGTGGCCTGGATTGCCCTCAACGTCGGTGGTTACAAATGGAATTGGGACCCCTACCCCTTCATCCTCCTCAACCTGGCTTTCTCGACCCAGGCAGCCTATGCGGCGCCGTTAATTTTGTTAGCCCAGAACCGTCAAGAAGATCGCGATAAACTAGCCCTCCAGCAAGATCGGCATCGCTCAGAACAAACCAAGGCAGATACTGAATTCCTCGCCCGAGAGCTTGCCGGTGTCCGCTTAGCCATTGGAGACATGGTGTCACGTGATTATTTGCGACATGAGCTTGAGGATCTCCACAACGTGTTGGAACGTATTGAAGCCCGACTCGATGATGTTTCTGCGGACCAACAAGACGCCCACCATCATCTCAGTGAGCCCACCCAAGGCGATGTCATTGGAGAATCATCAACTCCAGGTCACAACCACCTCAATCCTGGAGAGTTAAGATAG
- a CDS encoding magnesium transporter MgtE N-terminal domain-containing protein codes for MSLINRVYAGRLRGMVIHTPDGEPFGRVRDVVSGLRPQGHVSRALGLVVELNTKRRIFLPMLRIASIEPGDITLTTGSVSLRTFVPRAGEATILGDIIGTKVHTDDPDSPDLHDRPLEIADVELERTRSRDWIISRVAVFSERPKFGRTPSLSTIPFQHIHGIAPEIHDVSNATVEMIAGFDDLRPADVANILSDLPKQTREQVARELNDQRLADILQELPEDEQTALLESLGIERAADVLEEMDPDDAADLLAELPEPRAEVLLGLMDPEESAPVRRLMSFSPDTVGALMTTEPLILTPQTTVAEALALARDPDLPTSLSSMVFVVRPPTATPTGRYLGCVHLQRLLREPPASLVAGVLDPDLPPLYATDSQETAARYFATYNLVCGPVLDEDKHLLGAVAIDDLLDHLLPEGWREDDWRLEPEPGATTLESVSTTPTAEA; via the coding sequence ATGAGTTTGATTAACCGCGTTTATGCTGGTCGTCTCCGAGGGATGGTGATCCATACCCCGGACGGCGAGCCTTTTGGGCGGGTACGTGATGTTGTTTCTGGCTTAAGACCACAAGGGCACGTCTCCCGCGCCCTTGGTCTAGTTGTTGAACTCAACACAAAACGACGAATTTTTCTCCCGATGCTCCGTATCGCCTCTATCGAGCCAGGTGACATCACCCTCACCACCGGGTCGGTGTCCCTTCGCACCTTTGTCCCGCGAGCCGGTGAAGCAACAATTTTGGGCGATATTATTGGCACCAAAGTTCACACCGATGATCCAGACTCTCCCGATTTGCACGACCGCCCCCTCGAAATCGCAGACGTTGAGTTAGAACGCACTCGCTCTCGGGATTGGATCATCAGCCGCGTCGCGGTTTTCAGCGAGCGCCCTAAATTTGGCCGTACCCCCTCATTATCCACTATCCCGTTCCAGCATATTCACGGTATCGCCCCAGAGATCCACGACGTCTCCAATGCCACGGTAGAAATGATCGCAGGATTTGATGATTTGCGTCCTGCAGACGTCGCCAATATTTTGTCTGATTTGCCGAAACAAACTCGGGAACAAGTAGCCCGTGAACTCAATGATCAACGGCTAGCAGATATTCTCCAAGAGTTGCCCGAAGATGAACAAACAGCGTTGTTAGAATCATTGGGGATCGAACGTGCCGCAGACGTCCTCGAAGAAATGGATCCTGACGACGCTGCTGACCTCCTGGCCGAACTTCCTGAGCCCCGCGCAGAGGTACTTCTCGGTCTCATGGATCCAGAGGAATCGGCTCCCGTTCGACGTCTCATGAGCTTCTCTCCAGATACCGTGGGTGCGCTGATGACCACAGAGCCTTTGATTCTGACGCCTCAAACAACGGTTGCTGAAGCCCTGGCTTTAGCACGTGATCCTGATCTGCCTACTTCATTGTCTTCAATGGTGTTTGTGGTTCGACCCCCCACTGCTACACCCACCGGCCGTTATCTTGGATGCGTCCATCTGCAACGCCTGTTAAGAGAACCTCCCGCAAGTCTAGTGGCAGGAGTTTTAGATCCTGACCTTCCCCCACTCTATGCCACGGATTCTCAAGAAACCGCAGCTCGATATTTCGCCACCTATAACCTGGTCTGTGGTCCCGTCCTTGATGAGGACAAGCATTTATTAGGCGCTGTTGCTATCGACGACCTTCTTGATCATCTCCTGCCGGAAGGCTGGCGCGAAGATGATTGGCGACTAGAACCGGAGCCCGGAGCCACCACCCTTGAGTCGGTATCCACTACCCCTACAGCGGAGGCATAA
- a CDS encoding general stress protein produces the protein MVQPDPQRRNSAVLRERRRPSGWPVGSFSTYEQAQAAVDMLSDKEFPVNEISIVGVDLIEVENVTGRLTWAKVLLSGAASGAWMGVFIGLLLGIFGEGWLSPLLTGILMGVIFGTIMAAVPYAASQGRRDFTSSTTIVAGRYDVICTPQRAREARDLIAASGIATARHFTGEEGA, from the coding sequence ATGGTTCAGCCGGATCCACAACGTCGAAATAGTGCAGTGTTGCGGGAGCGGCGACGGCCCTCGGGATGGCCAGTAGGAAGCTTTAGTACCTATGAACAGGCCCAAGCTGCCGTAGATATGCTGTCCGATAAAGAATTCCCAGTCAATGAAATCAGCATTGTCGGGGTGGACTTGATTGAAGTGGAAAATGTTACCGGACGTTTGACGTGGGCTAAGGTTCTGCTCTCTGGAGCCGCCAGCGGTGCCTGGATGGGGGTGTTTATTGGTCTACTCCTGGGGATCTTTGGCGAAGGCTGGTTATCACCACTTCTCACCGGCATACTCATGGGCGTAATTTTTGGCACTATCATGGCTGCAGTACCTTATGCGGCATCCCAAGGGCGTCGAGACTTTACTTCCTCGACCACCATAGTTGCTGGTCGATATGATGTTATTTGCACTCCTCAGAGGGCTCGAGAGGCTCGGGATTTAATTGCGGCAAGCGGCATAGCTACCGCTCGTCATTTCACTGGTGAGGAAGGCGCATAA
- a CDS encoding type 2 periplasmic-binding domain-containing protein yields the protein MLNGQPSPAKAVMLSVTVVSIGAVLGACAKAEPGAAPIQDEDQAVVIGVNVSSMEEMLLGELFKQALDAEGIKATVQVDSSSTNQTPIALLNKGHVDMAFGCTGELLERLHPSAVADISQKVSGKDGGEAQAKAQEEVYKAVAAALPAMYSLTDPSTAQGCSGEAQQTDVDQKLPENIVLVFRKTSVNRRTYEVMNTVNRTITTDDLEDMLKDAKRNTSISETVSEYLATHNLGGGEDTGRSIKSKDEMTDI from the coding sequence ATGCTTAACGGACAGCCATCTCCGGCTAAGGCCGTCATGCTTTCTGTGACGGTGGTGAGCATAGGGGCCGTGTTAGGGGCATGTGCCAAGGCTGAGCCTGGGGCCGCTCCGATTCAAGACGAGGATCAAGCCGTCGTTATTGGGGTTAACGTCAGCTCTATGGAAGAAATGCTCCTCGGGGAGCTGTTCAAACAAGCATTAGATGCCGAAGGTATCAAAGCCACCGTTCAGGTTGATAGTTCCTCTACTAATCAAACTCCGATAGCACTATTGAACAAAGGCCATGTGGATATGGCCTTTGGGTGTACCGGTGAGCTATTGGAGAGACTCCACCCCAGCGCTGTGGCGGACATTTCTCAGAAGGTCAGCGGCAAGGATGGGGGTGAGGCTCAGGCTAAAGCTCAAGAGGAAGTGTATAAAGCCGTGGCGGCAGCACTGCCTGCAATGTATTCTCTTACTGATCCTTCCACCGCTCAAGGATGTAGCGGAGAAGCACAGCAGACAGATGTGGATCAAAAGCTGCCGGAAAATATTGTTCTGGTCTTTAGAAAAACCTCGGTTAATCGCCGCACCTATGAAGTGATGAATACTGTGAATCGAACGATCACCACCGATGATCTTGAAGACATGCTCAAGGATGCGAAGCGTAACACCTCGATTTCGGAAACCGTGAGTGAATACTTGGCTACCCACAATTTAGGGGGTGGAGAAGACACCGGGAGATCAATCAAGAGCAAGGATGAGATGACCGACATATAA
- a CDS encoding polysaccharide biosynthesis protein, protein MNTGVQHYKVPQPISDAVLWLIAGAIAGTLQFSLGDEPQRWMSALLFGAVAAGFHTLFSLSLRKRRHSCLEGSFEDSLFMLLIVWGGASASVFVVIALIHIRSLPTWEMLLSTPLMAGLLMLGLTAWERSKYNDRHHPAGVKGTKVLVVGAGEAGYWLVRSLSDIHASPYQVVGLIDDDPKKLGTRLGGAVKVLGGREELGNLAKRLHVDTVLFAIHNISDEGIRDYAKTCTQHGLKMLILPSIEQMFHRELNVHRIREIKIEDLLGRRQITTDLSQISDYISQRRVLVTGAGGSIGSEICRQVHLLEPSELIMLDRDENALHAIQLDIYGQALLNTPDMVLCDIRDQEALSKIFKKHKPQVIFHAAALKHLPMLELYPEEGWKTNTLGSYNLLRLAVEYGVECFVNISTDKAADPTSTLGRTKRLAEQLTAYFAKITNKPYVSVRFGNVLGSQGSVFHTFKHQIEHGGPITVTHRDVERYFMTIPEACQLVIQAGAIGRPGEVMVLDMGEPVKIYEMAKRMIDMSKKDVEIIITGLRPGEKMSEILLSATEDADRPYHPLISHVPVTPVDAEKIYEKRTYAIAG, encoded by the coding sequence GTGAATACCGGTGTGCAACACTACAAAGTTCCGCAACCAATCTCAGATGCGGTATTGTGGCTTATTGCGGGTGCGATTGCGGGAACCTTGCAGTTCAGCCTCGGCGACGAGCCCCAACGCTGGATGAGTGCCTTGTTGTTTGGGGCGGTAGCCGCGGGATTTCATACACTCTTTAGTCTTAGCTTAAGGAAGCGTCGACATTCCTGCCTTGAAGGGTCATTTGAAGACTCTTTATTCATGTTGCTGATTGTTTGGGGCGGTGCATCGGCTAGCGTCTTCGTGGTCATCGCTCTTATACATATAAGGAGTCTTCCCACCTGGGAAATGCTTCTCAGTACGCCGCTTATGGCGGGACTATTAATGTTGGGATTAACAGCGTGGGAAAGATCTAAATATAACGATAGACACCATCCCGCCGGCGTTAAAGGCACAAAGGTACTTGTTGTTGGTGCAGGTGAAGCCGGTTATTGGTTGGTCCGTTCGCTAAGTGATATCCACGCCAGCCCGTATCAGGTGGTGGGGCTCATTGATGACGACCCTAAAAAACTGGGGACCCGACTGGGCGGGGCTGTGAAAGTGCTGGGTGGGCGTGAAGAGCTAGGCAACCTAGCTAAACGTCTTCACGTTGATACTGTTCTTTTTGCTATTCACAATATCTCTGATGAAGGGATTAGAGATTACGCGAAAACTTGCACTCAGCATGGATTGAAAATGCTGATTCTGCCGAGTATTGAGCAAATGTTTCACAGAGAACTTAATGTTCACCGAATTCGAGAAATCAAAATCGAAGATCTATTGGGGCGTCGTCAAATTACCACGGACCTTAGCCAGATCTCCGACTATATTTCGCAGCGGCGAGTACTAGTTACGGGAGCAGGTGGCTCAATTGGATCTGAAATCTGCCGGCAAGTACATCTATTGGAGCCTTCGGAACTTATAATGTTGGATCGCGATGAAAATGCGCTCCATGCGATCCAATTGGATATATATGGACAAGCACTTTTAAATACACCGGATATGGTGTTATGTGATATTAGGGACCAAGAAGCGTTATCCAAAATATTTAAAAAACATAAACCGCAGGTAATATTCCACGCTGCCGCTTTAAAACATCTACCTATGTTGGAATTATATCCAGAAGAAGGCTGGAAAACTAACACCCTGGGCAGTTATAACCTACTCAGATTAGCAGTAGAATATGGCGTTGAATGTTTTGTTAATATATCAACTGATAAAGCAGCCGATCCTACATCAACATTAGGAAGAACAAAAAGATTAGCGGAACAGCTGACTGCATATTTTGCGAAAATAACTAATAAGCCGTACGTATCAGTCAGATTTGGAAATGTATTAGGCTCCCAAGGATCAGTATTTCATACCTTCAAGCATCAAATTGAACATGGAGGACCGATAACTGTTACCCATCGAGACGTGGAAAGATATTTCATGACAATTCCAGAAGCTTGTCAATTAGTGATTCAAGCTGGGGCTATCGGGCGGCCGGGAGAAGTCATGGTACTTGATATGGGCGAGCCGGTAAAGATTTATGAAATGGCCAAGCGAATGATTGATATGAGCAAAAAAGATGTAGAAATAATTATCACCGGATTAAGACCAGGTGAGAAAATGAGCGAAATATTACTGTCAGCTACAGAGGATGCGGATAGACCGTACCACCCACTAATCTCGCATGTGCCGGTTACACCTGTAGACGCTGAAAAAATTTATGAAAAAAGAACATATGCAATAGCTGGATAG
- a CDS encoding DegT/DnrJ/EryC1/StrS family aminotransferase yields MSRIPFAKPDITEKEVQAAADAIRSGWVTTGENAEKFETEFAQYLGSSELQCVAVNSATAALHLAVEALGIGPGDEVLVPTWTFTSTAEVVRYVGADPVLVDSNPNTYLMSLEDAETKVSPMTKAIIPVHFAGLPVNRDALNKFAHSHQLKVIEDAAHSLPTMSGGRMIGDIQPEDATEAVCFSFYATKTMTTGEGGMLVTRNKALARRAKTMRLHGISRDVFDRYSSLDASWFYEVIAPGFKYNLGDIAAAIGRVQLGRLDEMTARRTEIARRLTVELDGLPIKLPVQESEARGHSWHLYAIQILSDSRVDRDTFIQVMRENEIGCSVHFIPLHKHPYYKQQYSYKPEEFPVAEECFRKTVSLPIYSSLSDDEVTRIIETIKKIVV; encoded by the coding sequence ATGAGTAGAATTCCTTTTGCTAAGCCTGATATCACCGAAAAGGAAGTGCAAGCAGCTGCAGATGCAATTCGATCAGGTTGGGTTACGACAGGAGAAAATGCGGAGAAATTTGAAACAGAATTTGCACAATATCTTGGCAGTTCGGAATTACAATGTGTTGCAGTAAACTCCGCGACCGCTGCGTTGCATCTAGCGGTAGAGGCCTTAGGAATTGGCCCTGGGGATGAGGTGTTAGTACCAACATGGACTTTCACATCAACAGCTGAAGTAGTCCGCTATGTAGGGGCAGATCCAGTCTTAGTGGATAGCAATCCAAATACGTATTTAATGTCTCTTGAGGATGCGGAAACCAAGGTCAGTCCGATGACAAAAGCGATAATACCGGTCCATTTTGCAGGCCTACCGGTCAATCGTGACGCGCTTAATAAATTCGCTCATTCGCATCAACTAAAAGTCATTGAGGATGCCGCACATAGCCTACCAACGATGAGTGGTGGAAGAATGATTGGCGATATCCAGCCAGAAGATGCCACGGAAGCAGTGTGCTTCTCTTTCTATGCCACAAAAACTATGACTACCGGAGAAGGTGGCATGCTAGTCACGCGAAATAAGGCGCTGGCGCGACGGGCAAAGACCATGCGTTTGCATGGAATTTCCAGAGATGTTTTTGACCGATATTCATCGCTGGACGCTTCGTGGTTTTATGAGGTTATAGCTCCAGGATTTAAATATAATCTCGGCGATATCGCGGCTGCTATTGGCCGAGTTCAGCTAGGACGTCTTGATGAAATGACTGCTAGAAGAACGGAAATTGCTCGACGGCTGACAGTAGAATTAGATGGACTTCCAATAAAATTACCAGTACAAGAAAGCGAAGCAAGGGGACATAGCTGGCATCTTTATGCCATACAAATATTGTCAGATTCTAGAGTGGATCGTGACACTTTCATCCAGGTGATGCGGGAAAATGAAATAGGTTGCTCGGTCCACTTTATTCCTTTGCACAAGCATCCTTATTATAAACAACAATATAGTTATAAACCCGAGGAATTTCCTGTTGCGGAAGAATGTTTCCGTAAAACTGTTTCGTTGCCGATCTACAGCTCACTATCTGATGATGAGGTAACTCGTATCATTGAAACGATAAAAAAAATTGTTGTTTGA
- a CDS encoding LCP family protein: MKINRQITRIDVGTVEDTGRPEINQNSMNFLILGTDARNSDPNISEWEERGQRSDTIMIIQVEKISHKINVLELQRDTWVDIPGYGKGKLNWAYSYGGMPLAIRTVENFSGIRIDHCAVANFNGFVKLTDAVGGVDMSTTTEGTKHYDGKSALNFVRERYQLPNGNFDRTRRQMLWIQAIYQTIQEQGILKNAAKINSFIDILSESIVVDRNFEFSDVRQLMKSFYNMADDDLLFISMPNKGVGTEGDQSIVIADPEAMNQLADAWRTDQVSQFVRDNPKILTLDKGQVF; the protein is encoded by the coding sequence ATGAAGATCAACCGGCAAATTACACGGATTGATGTAGGAACAGTCGAAGATACCGGGCGTCCAGAAATTAATCAAAATTCAATGAACTTTTTGATTCTTGGAACAGATGCGCGCAATAGCGATCCGAATATATCCGAATGGGAGGAGAGAGGCCAACGCAGTGATACAATAATGATAATTCAAGTAGAAAAGATATCGCACAAAATAAATGTATTAGAATTGCAACGCGATACTTGGGTAGATATTCCAGGATACGGAAAGGGAAAACTTAATTGGGCATATAGTTATGGAGGAATGCCCTTAGCGATAAGAACCGTAGAGAATTTCAGCGGTATAAGAATTGATCATTGTGCAGTAGCTAACTTCAACGGATTTGTAAAACTTACTGATGCTGTAGGCGGCGTGGATATGAGCACGACCACTGAAGGTACAAAGCATTACGATGGAAAATCTGCATTGAATTTCGTGCGAGAACGATATCAATTGCCTAATGGGAACTTTGATCGGACACGGCGTCAAATGCTATGGATTCAAGCAATATATCAAACAATTCAAGAACAAGGAATTCTTAAAAACGCAGCCAAAATAAACAGTTTCATCGATATTTTATCAGAATCTATCGTCGTAGATAGAAATTTTGAATTTTCAGATGTCCGCCAATTAATGAAAAGCTTTTATAACATGGCTGATGATGATTTACTTTTTATATCAATGCCAAATAAGGGTGTGGGCACCGAAGGTGATCAATCTATTGTCATTGCTGACCCAGAAGCTATGAATCAGTTAGCTGATGCATGGCGTACCGATCAAGTGTCTCAATTTGTTCGCGATAATCCGAAGATATTAACTTTAGATAAAGGACAGGTTTTTTAA
- a CDS encoding sugar transferase, translated as MKNKDCSYILIKNTLDLLCAILLFPTLVLTLIIVGPAIYLTSGGPIIYRSLRRGMNGQTFVIYKFRTMINNAPDIRKPDYSTVNGVEDPRVTKIGGILRKTSIDELPQLINVLKGNMSIIGPRPDMSTRSYKDLGDLEKKRLVVKPGITGFTQAYYRNSIPASEKYIKDCYYVDNMSVYLDFKILVRTLLAVVSAKNIVS; from the coding sequence GTGAAGAATAAAGATTGCAGTTACATTTTAATAAAAAATACTTTAGATTTATTATGCGCAATTTTATTGTTTCCCACATTGGTATTGACACTCATTATAGTTGGCCCTGCAATTTATTTAACTAGCGGTGGTCCCATAATTTATCGCTCTCTAAGAAGAGGGATGAATGGGCAGACGTTTGTTATATATAAATTCAGGACGATGATTAATAATGCTCCTGATATAAGGAAGCCGGATTACTCTACCGTCAATGGTGTGGAGGATCCACGAGTAACTAAAATAGGCGGCATATTAAGAAAAACCTCCATTGATGAGCTGCCTCAGCTTATTAATGTTCTCAAGGGGAATATGTCAATAATTGGTCCTAGGCCTGATATGTCGACAAGAAGTTATAAAGATTTGGGTGATCTAGAAAAGAAGCGGTTAGTAGTGAAACCTGGAATTACCGGTTTTACTCAAGCATATTACCGTAATTCCATTCCTGCGAGTGAAAAATATATCAAGGACTGTTATTATGTGGATAATATGAGTGTTTATCTTGACTTTAAAATATTGGTCCGAACTTTACTAGCAGTCGTATCAGCTAAGAATATCGTGAGTTAA